The following are encoded together in the Gallaecimonas xiamenensis 3-C-1 genome:
- a CDS encoding patatin-like phospholipase family protein: protein MRLTLLLALLLSCLAQAEVKEQPRPKIALVLAGGGARGAAHVGVLKVLEANRIPVDMVTGTSMGAFVGGLYASGKSADEIDSLMRQLNWSQGYQEDPGRSAQSLRKKEQRDRFQLGLNLGLSDDGQLKVPKGLLQGQAMVSLVRQSLGDLPNFQSFDELPIPFRCVATNIENKDAVVMDHGNLAQALQASMAVPGILRPVERDGLLLVDGGVVNNMPVDVAKAMGADIVIAVDVNSPFHDRQDLDSALAIMDQLSRFLVRDNMDRQKALLGDRDLLIKPQLESVSMLDFHLVGAAVDAGEQATLAWLDKLRPLALPEAQYQAWRRQHSAGGQVLTIDAIVIDSDAGFDHRWMREQLGVKAGAPYNQQQLDLGINRLYATELFERIDYELVEQEGKRVLRVKARERSWGPGYLNFRLAVEDNFTDASDYQLGMSYTRTNLSSLGAEWHNEVELGLVKRAMTELYWPFDADQDFFALGNLEFRKQPLREVLAQDQGNVLIEVNRKSTTYKAALGSNFNRWSRIKLGWRYVDGSLEDDLGIFLPPISGSRQLNYQQSGPFLLWQQDTLDSRTFPRRGQRWELELRRTRDQLLGNSSSNSYFLGKWQGALSSGPHALAFEVQAGSYFNDDASPLDSFELGGFRKLSGFGRLALSGNHMRFASLDYSYRLFENNFGFFKSPVFLGMTLEGGNTWDRRDQISMGDLVKAASLYAGIDSPIGPLFFAYGQNSEDESSFYFALGADF, encoded by the coding sequence ATGCGCCTTACGCTGTTGCTCGCCCTGCTGCTGTCTTGCCTGGCCCAAGCCGAAGTCAAAGAACAACCGCGCCCCAAGATTGCCTTGGTATTGGCTGGCGGCGGCGCCAGGGGAGCGGCCCATGTGGGGGTGCTCAAGGTGCTGGAGGCCAACCGCATCCCGGTGGACATGGTCACAGGTACCTCCATGGGGGCCTTTGTTGGCGGCCTGTATGCCTCGGGCAAAAGCGCCGACGAGATAGACAGTCTGATGCGCCAGTTGAACTGGAGCCAGGGTTACCAGGAAGATCCCGGCCGCAGCGCCCAGAGCCTTCGTAAGAAGGAACAGCGTGACCGCTTTCAATTGGGGCTGAACCTGGGCCTGAGTGACGACGGCCAATTGAAAGTACCCAAAGGCCTGCTGCAAGGACAGGCCATGGTGTCATTGGTGCGCCAGAGCCTGGGGGACCTGCCCAATTTTCAAAGCTTTGACGAGCTGCCAATCCCTTTTCGCTGTGTCGCTACCAACATTGAGAACAAGGATGCTGTCGTGATGGACCACGGCAATCTGGCCCAGGCTCTGCAAGCCTCCATGGCGGTGCCGGGGATCCTCAGGCCGGTGGAACGGGATGGCCTCCTGCTGGTGGATGGCGGCGTGGTAAACAACATGCCAGTGGATGTGGCCAAGGCCATGGGCGCCGATATTGTTATCGCCGTAGACGTCAATTCCCCTTTCCATGACCGCCAGGATCTGGATTCGGCCCTGGCCATCATGGACCAGCTTTCGCGTTTCTTGGTGCGTGACAACATGGACAGGCAAAAGGCCCTGCTTGGGGACCGTGATCTGCTGATAAAGCCGCAGTTGGAGTCTGTCTCCATGCTGGACTTTCACCTGGTGGGGGCTGCCGTCGATGCCGGGGAACAGGCTACCCTGGCCTGGCTGGACAAGCTGCGCCCCCTGGCTCTGCCCGAGGCCCAGTACCAGGCCTGGCGGCGCCAGCACAGCGCCGGGGGCCAGGTGCTGACCATCGACGCCATTGTCATCGACAGCGACGCCGGCTTTGACCATCGCTGGATGCGCGAACAGCTGGGTGTCAAAGCCGGTGCTCCCTATAACCAACAGCAATTGGATCTGGGCATTAACCGGCTCTACGCTACTGAGCTGTTCGAGCGGATCGATTACGAGCTGGTGGAGCAGGAAGGCAAAAGGGTGTTGAGGGTCAAGGCCAGGGAGCGCTCCTGGGGGCCAGGTTACCTGAACTTCCGGCTGGCGGTAGAAGACAACTTTACCGACGCCTCGGACTATCAATTGGGCATGTCCTATACCCGTACCAACCTGTCCAGCCTGGGTGCCGAGTGGCATAACGAGGTGGAGCTGGGCCTGGTTAAAAGGGCCATGACCGAGCTGTACTGGCCTTTTGACGCCGACCAGGATTTCTTTGCCCTGGGTAACCTGGAGTTTCGCAAGCAACCCCTGAGGGAGGTCCTGGCCCAGGACCAGGGCAATGTGCTGATCGAAGTGAACCGCAAGAGCACTACCTACAAGGCAGCCCTGGGGAGCAACTTCAACCGCTGGTCCCGCATCAAACTGGGGTGGCGCTACGTGGACGGTTCCCTGGAAGACGATCTGGGCATCTTCCTGCCGCCCATCAGCGGCAGCCGCCAGCTGAACTACCAGCAAAGTGGCCCTTTCCTGCTTTGGCAGCAAGACACCTTGGACAGCAGGACCTTTCCCCGCCGTGGCCAGCGCTGGGAGCTGGAGCTGCGCCGCACCCGCGACCAACTGCTAGGCAATAGCAGCAGCAACTCGTATTTCCTGGGCAAATGGCAGGGGGCCTTGTCCAGCGGCCCCCACGCCCTGGCGTTCGAGGTGCAGGCCGGCTCCTACTTCAATGACGATGCCTCGCCCCTGGACAGTTTCGAGCTGGGGGGATTTCGGAAACTCTCGGGTTTTGGTCGCCTGGCTCTGTCGGGCAACCATATGCGTTTTGCGTCCCTGGATTACAGCTACCGTTTGTTTGAGAACAACTTCGGCTTCTTTAAAAGCCCGGTATTCCTGGGAATGACCCTTGAAGGCGGTAATACCTGGGACAGGCGGGACCAGATCAGCATGGGAGACCTGGTCAAGGCGGCCAGTCTTTATGCCGGTATCGACAGTCCCATAGGCCCGTTGTTCTTTGCCTATGGCCAGAACAGCGAGGACGAGTCCAGCTTCTACTTTGCGTTAGGCGCCGACTTCTGA
- a CDS encoding VirK/YbjX family protein has product MLYAPLSPGRLGLARLIYPGHSARALKKRLLFLGRSLVHHQAYQDTQALFASPHFQPVLRRHLRAIEKAFKPYLMAGLSPARRFALLAGHYRLVAERWDQGQLVTFLKDGLTLAELDGPQGQGMVVRLAYLTQFQREGELTLVLEVQQERFYSATFSLVSNEQGQTGLRVGCLQGPGRDSSLGEEQIRALTRHCHGIRPKALMVQLLSILAQAWSCRFIEAVSNKGHIFASRRYQRKGKLKTDYDALWAESGGVAAGEALWQLPLLAPRKDLESVASKKRSQYRKRYQWLDELAMQCQQHLPG; this is encoded by the coding sequence ATGCTGTATGCACCCTTGTCGCCGGGGCGTCTGGGCCTGGCCCGGCTCATCTATCCCGGGCATTCCGCCCGAGCTTTGAAAAAGCGGTTACTGTTCCTGGGGCGCAGCCTGGTTCACCACCAGGCCTACCAGGACACCCAGGCACTCTTTGCCTCTCCCCATTTCCAACCGGTTTTGCGCCGCCACTTGCGGGCTATCGAGAAGGCCTTCAAGCCCTACCTGATGGCGGGCTTGAGCCCGGCCCGGCGCTTCGCCCTGTTGGCGGGCCACTACCGGCTGGTGGCCGAGCGCTGGGACCAGGGGCAATTGGTCACATTCTTAAAAGATGGTTTGACCCTGGCTGAGCTGGACGGTCCGCAAGGGCAGGGGATGGTGGTGCGCTTGGCGTACCTGACCCAGTTTCAACGGGAAGGGGAATTGACCCTGGTGCTGGAAGTGCAGCAGGAGCGCTTCTACTCCGCCACTTTTTCCCTGGTCAGTAATGAACAGGGGCAAACCGGGCTCAGGGTCGGTTGTCTGCAAGGCCCCGGCCGCGACAGCAGCCTCGGGGAGGAGCAGATCCGTGCTCTGACCCGCCATTGCCACGGGATCAGGCCCAAGGCGCTGATGGTGCAGTTGCTATCCATACTGGCTCAGGCCTGGTCCTGCCGCTTTATTGAAGCGGTCTCCAATAAGGGGCATATCTTTGCCAGCCGCCGCTACCAGCGTAAAGGCAAGTTGAAAACGGACTATGACGCCCTCTGGGCCGAAAGCGGCGGCGTGGCTGCCGGTGAGGCACTTTGGCAATTGCCACTGCTGGCACCCCGTAAGGATCTGGAGTCGGTCGCCAGCAAGAAACGCAGCCAATACCGCAAGCGCTATCAGTGGTTGGATGAACTGGCGATGCAATGCCAGCAACACCTGCCGGGCTGA
- the purE gene encoding 5-(carboxyamino)imidazole ribonucleotide mutase, which translates to MKVAIVMGSRSDWETMKGASEMLDRLGVPHHVEVVSAHRTPEKLVEFAKGAQDKGFHVIIGGAGGAAHLPGMIASMTPLPVLGVPVQSKALSGLDSLLSIVQMPKGIAVGTLAIGAAGAANAGLLAAQIVALHDAKVAAHLDDFRKEQTEAVLANPDPRLPA; encoded by the coding sequence ATGAAAGTCGCTATCGTGATGGGCTCACGCTCTGACTGGGAAACCATGAAAGGCGCCTCAGAGATGCTGGACCGCCTGGGCGTGCCCCACCATGTTGAAGTGGTATCCGCCCACCGTACCCCGGAAAAGCTGGTGGAATTCGCGAAGGGCGCCCAAGACAAAGGCTTTCATGTGATCATCGGCGGTGCCGGTGGCGCCGCCCACCTGCCGGGTATGATTGCGTCCATGACGCCGCTGCCGGTACTGGGCGTGCCGGTGCAGAGCAAGGCCCTGTCTGGCCTCGACAGCCTGCTGTCCATAGTGCAGATGCCCAAGGGCATTGCCGTTGGCACCCTGGCCATAGGTGCCGCCGGAGCCGCCAACGCCGGGCTCTTGGCCGCACAGATCGTCGCCCTGCACGACGCCAAAGTAGCGGCGCACCTGGATGATTTTCGTAAAGAACAAACCGAGGCGGTGCTGGCCAACCCCGACCCGAGGCTGCCGGCATGA
- a CDS encoding ATP-grasp domain-containing protein: MKGLVIGAGQLGAMMGEVAWRLGIELWRYCPDTHRYFFGTEMDARGDTGPSDFDWVTAERELLPQTPFHGVLLNLATYQLVSDRLPQKKLYDELGLPTAPWGELNTGESADPLLRDIGSKLVVKARQGGYDGKGQWRVSEPGFVSEADCIAEAMIPFSREVSIVGVRGADGRKLFYPVVENIHKDGILVETQAPAAEAGKWQAEAERILGTLMDHLGYVGVMAVELFDCGDKLLINEMAPRVHNSGHWSQDGANVCQFELHLRAVAGLPLPEKLTWVPTRMDNLIGVALDYQWLAGNGKVHWYNKEPRPGRKVGHINTLL, translated from the coding sequence ATGAAGGGCCTGGTGATTGGCGCCGGCCAGCTTGGCGCCATGATGGGCGAAGTAGCCTGGCGCCTGGGCATTGAGCTGTGGCGCTACTGCCCCGACACCCACCGCTATTTCTTCGGCACCGAGATGGACGCCCGTGGTGACACCGGCCCCAGCGACTTCGACTGGGTGACCGCCGAGCGCGAGCTGCTGCCCCAGACCCCGTTTCACGGCGTGCTGCTGAACCTGGCCACCTACCAATTGGTGAGTGACCGCCTGCCCCAGAAAAAGCTCTACGACGAGCTGGGTCTGCCCACCGCCCCTTGGGGCGAGCTCAACACCGGCGAGTCTGCCGACCCGCTGCTGAGGGATATCGGCAGCAAGCTGGTGGTCAAAGCCCGCCAGGGCGGTTACGACGGCAAGGGCCAGTGGCGAGTCAGTGAGCCTGGCTTTGTATCCGAGGCTGACTGCATCGCCGAAGCCATGATCCCCTTTAGCCGGGAAGTGTCTATCGTCGGCGTGCGTGGCGCGGACGGCCGCAAGCTGTTCTACCCTGTGGTGGAAAACATCCACAAGGACGGCATCCTGGTAGAGACCCAGGCCCCGGCCGCAGAGGCCGGCAAATGGCAGGCGGAGGCCGAGCGTATCCTCGGCACCCTGATGGACCACCTGGGTTACGTGGGGGTGATGGCGGTTGAACTCTTTGATTGTGGCGACAAGCTGCTCATCAACGAGATGGCACCACGGGTGCACAACTCCGGCCATTGGAGCCAGGACGGTGCCAACGTCTGCCAGTTCGAGCTGCACCTTCGCGCCGTGGCCGGCCTGCCGCTCCCTGAAAAACTGACCTGGGTGCCCACCCGCATGGATAACCTCATTGGGGTGGCCTTGGACTACCAATGGCTGGCCGGCAACGGCAAGGTCCATTGGTACAACAAGGAACCGAGGCCGGGCCGTAAGGTCGGCCATATCAACACCTTGCTTTGA
- the lpdA gene encoding dihydrolipoyl dehydrogenase, with translation MSNEIKAQVVVLGSGPGGYSAAFRAADLGLDTVIVERYSTLGGVCLNVGCIPSKALLHVAKVIDEANTMESHGVTFGKPEVDLDKLREHKNKVLGQLTGGLAGMAKMRKVKVVQGFGKFTGANTLEVEGEGGKTTINFEQAIIAAGSRPINLPFIPQDERIWDSTGALELRFIPKKMLVMGGGIIGLEMGTVYKALGSEIDVVEMFDQLVPAADKDVIKIFTKRISKKMNLMLETKVTAVEAKEDGIYVTMEGKNAPAEPVRYDAVLVAIGRTPNGKLIDADKAGVNVDERGFIAVDKQMRTNVSNIFAIGDIVGQPMLAHKAVHEGHVAAEVASGLKHYFDPKVIPSIAYTDPELAWVGLTEKEAKEKGIQYEVSNFPWAASGRAIASDTSDGMTKLIFDKNTHRIIGGATVGSNAGELLGEIGLAIEMGCDAEDIALTIHAHPTLHESVGLAAEVYEGSITDLPNPKAKKKK, from the coding sequence ATGAGCAACGAAATCAAAGCACAAGTCGTTGTGCTGGGTTCTGGTCCGGGGGGTTACTCCGCGGCCTTCCGTGCCGCCGATCTCGGTCTGGACACCGTCATCGTTGAGCGTTACAGCACCCTGGGCGGTGTCTGTCTGAATGTGGGCTGTATTCCTTCCAAAGCCCTGCTGCACGTTGCCAAGGTCATTGACGAAGCCAACACCATGGAAAGCCACGGTGTCACCTTCGGCAAGCCTGAAGTCGATCTCGACAAGCTGCGTGAGCACAAGAACAAGGTGCTGGGTCAGCTGACCGGCGGCCTGGCTGGCATGGCCAAAATGCGTAAGGTCAAAGTTGTGCAGGGCTTCGGTAAATTCACCGGTGCCAACACCCTGGAAGTCGAAGGTGAAGGCGGCAAGACCACCATCAACTTCGAGCAGGCCATCATTGCTGCCGGCTCCCGTCCCATCAACCTGCCGTTCATTCCGCAGGACGAGCGGATTTGGGACAGCACCGGCGCCCTCGAACTGCGCTTCATCCCCAAGAAAATGCTGGTGATGGGCGGCGGTATCATCGGCCTGGAAATGGGCACCGTCTACAAAGCCCTGGGCAGTGAAATCGACGTAGTTGAAATGTTCGACCAGCTGGTACCGGCTGCCGACAAAGACGTCATCAAGATCTTCACCAAGCGCATCAGCAAAAAAATGAACCTGATGCTGGAAACCAAGGTGACTGCCGTAGAAGCCAAAGAAGACGGCATCTACGTCACCATGGAAGGCAAGAACGCCCCGGCTGAGCCCGTGCGTTACGACGCCGTGCTGGTGGCTATCGGCCGTACTCCTAACGGCAAACTCATCGATGCCGACAAAGCCGGCGTCAACGTTGACGAGCGTGGCTTTATCGCTGTCGACAAACAAATGCGTACCAACGTGTCCAACATCTTCGCCATCGGCGATATCGTTGGTCAGCCGATGCTGGCCCACAAAGCCGTGCACGAAGGTCACGTGGCGGCTGAAGTGGCCTCCGGCCTCAAGCACTACTTCGACCCGAAAGTCATTCCGTCCATCGCCTATACCGATCCGGAACTGGCCTGGGTTGGCCTGACCGAGAAAGAAGCCAAAGAGAAAGGCATCCAGTACGAAGTGTCCAACTTCCCCTGGGCAGCCAGCGGCCGTGCCATCGCCTCCGATACTTCTGACGGCATGACCAAGCTGATTTTCGACAAGAACACCCACCGCATCATCGGCGGCGCTACTGTGGGTAGCAACGCTGGCGAACTGCTGGGTGAAATTGGCCTGGCCATCGAGATGGGCTGCGACGCCGAAGACATCGCGCTGACCATCCACGCTCACCCGACTCTGCACGAGTCCGTGGGTCTGGCTGCCGAGGTTTACGAAGGGTCCATCACCGACCTGCCGAACCCCAAGGCCAAGAAGAAGAAATAA